The sequence below is a genomic window from Labilibaculum sp. DW002.
GCGATTAGATTCGATTTTGATTAAAAATTCGGTTCTGAAACAAGGATTTATCGTTTTTAACTATGCCGAAAAATATGGAGAGGCGATGTCTCATATTGCAAAATGGTTGCAAGAAGGAAAGTTAAAATCAACAGAAACAATAGTTGAAGGATTTGAAAATACACCGCAAGCATTTATCGATCTTTTCGAAGGAAAGAACAAAGGGAAAATGATTGTGAAAATCTAAATTGTTTTTGTCGGTCATTAGTATGTATTGGAGAATAGATGAGTTGGATTTGTCAGCCTGACGTAAGGCGTGTTACTCATTCTAAATCGGAGTGCAAATAAGGATCAGGCTGACTTGATTTTTGCATACTTTTTTACCTAAGAAAAAAGTTTGAGCCCAGCGGCTCGAGCGAAAAAGAAAATTAATTGTGGTGATTTTCAGATAGTAAATCACTAGGTTGTAAAATTTAAAATGAAATAGAATGTTACTAAAAGTAGAAGCTTTGAAAATATTATTTGTGTTAACATCTCACTCTCAAATGGGAGATACAGGACACAAAACAGGATTTTGGGTAGAAGAATTTGCCAATCCATATTACACATTGGTTGATCAGGGAGTTGAGGTTACCATAGCAACACCAAAAGGTGGTGCTGCACCAGTTGATCCAACTTCGAATTTGCCTCAGAATGCAACGGAAGATACCAAGCGCTATAACGAAGATGAGGCTGTTCAGAAAAAAATAAAAGCAACTTTAGTGCTAGCCGATGTTAATTTTGAAGATTACGATGCGGTGTTCTATCCAGGTGGTCACGGTCCTTTATGGGATTTGGCCGAGGATGCTACTTCTGCAAAATTGATTCAGGATTTTAATTCGGTAAACAAGCCAATTGCATTTGTTTGTCATGCTCCAGCAGCCTTAAAACATGTAAAAAATTCAAAAGGCGAAGCGCTTGTGAAAGGAAAGAAAGTAACTGGATTTACCAATGAGGAGGAAGAGGCTGTTCAGTTGACAAAGGTTGTTCCTTTCTTGGTAGAAGATATGCTAAAAGAAAATGGTGGTATTTATAGCCGTGGAGCCACTTGGGCAGCCTATGCGGTGCAAGATGGAAACTTGATTACAGGACAAAATCCGGCATCATCAGCACTTGTGGCTGAAATGCTATTGAAAACACTTCGTAAGAAGTAATCTCAATTGGTTCTTAAATATTTGAGAGTCTTTGAATGATTTAACGTCATTCATTGGCTCTTTTTATTTGAATACTTCTGCTTATCTTTGATGTCAGGAATAAAATAATCACGATAAGAAGTATAAGCATGGATCAAGAGGATTTTGACAAGATCAGGAAGATAAAAAAGGAAAGTAAAGAGGCTTATAAAGATTGGAGTAGAGAGGATGATGATGAATTGATCAATTTGTTTTTTGATAACATTCCGGTCGGTGAAATGGCTCTTAAATTAAAACGAACCAAAGGTGCTGTTCGTGCCAGAATTCGAAAAATGGAGTTGATACATATTAAAAAGAAAGCTTCTCCTTCAGCTGATTCTACGAAGAAATAGGAGCGAATATAAAATAATATATCCCCCTTGAGTATAACACTCTTGGGGGATTTTTGAATAAAGTATTTGGCTTATTTACAAGTGAATCTTAATTTTGAAGCCAGGGTATGGATCTTTAAAGAAATCGTTGAAATAAATTTGAGGAACAATGCTTATGTTTTCGTTAATTTTCTTTTCGATACCAAGACGGAATGAATCTTTCTCAAATAAATCGCCATTTCGTTTTACCAAGTATCCTAAATTTAATCCGTACCAGTCTCCTTTATTTGGATTTTTTGAAAAATTACGTTGATAACCTAATTCAACCCAATGATTGATGTTTTCTTTTCCAGATGAGAAATCATACATCCATTCGTAGCCCAATGAAAAAGCTTGTTTGGCTAAACTTTTGTTTCCCAATTGGATAGTCATTTTTGTATAAAAACTACCATTCCAATTGCCTTTTACATTTTCAAGAGAAGTACCAGCCGTTAAAATAATCATATCATTATTTACTGATAAGGTATTGTTCTGGTGAACTAGTTCTGCCGTATTATCATTTTGTATTTTTACCCAAGCTACAAAAGGAGACGATTTAAGATGCCAATCTTCATTCTTTAATACTTCAGTATCTGTATTCTTTAAAATTTGAGAGAAATCATATTCTTTGAGTTCTTCCAATTGTTTTATCGAACTAAAGTAGATGGCAAGCTTTGAGTTTAATTCTAGCTTATTGTTACCCTTAATCACCAATGCAATCGCAGTATCGGTTGGAAAGTATATTCTTTTTTGAATGGCAACTTCATCAATAGAAATGATATTTTGATTGTCTTTCAAATGAATGTATTCTTTCTGTTTTGTGCATTTTATATGATATGCTTTATTTGAGTCTAATTCTTTGATATTTAGTGTTCCCCAACGGCTAAGGAAATCACTAAGAAGATTTTTAATATCAAGATGATCTGCTAGAACATTTTTCCCATTGTAATTACTTCTACTTTCAATCGTAGTGCCATTAGGCATTTGCATGCGAATCGTGTCTGAAAGAAATTTACTTTCATTGCCAGCAATCGCTTTTATCGAAAAGAGAAAGAGTAGTCCGCTAAGTATTACTATTTTATTTGTCATACGTTTTAATTTAAAGTGTGAATGAACGAGGTTCATGCTTATTTCATCGTGAGGTCTTTGAACAATGGCGCCGATGTCTCAGACTCACTTGACTTATTCTTAAATGTGATTTTAAATTTCCGATTTGGGTTATTTGTTGTTTTTTTAGTCTTCGAATTATTTTTTGATAAAGCCATTAAAGCTTCTTCATTAATATCAATCGACAATCCTTTTGTTTGATTTTGGCTTTCAATTTTTTTCAATTGTTGAGCATACCATTTATTCGTATCAACCAAATTATTTTTCAATGCATTGATACTATCTTGTAACGAATTGGTGGTTAGTTTCTCCTCGTTTAATTGTTGTTGTAATGCTTCATTCTCAGAAGTAAAACGTTCCAGATTTGCAGTAAGATTAGCCAAGGCTGTTTTCGCGTGTTCTGATTCAACGATCTTAATCTGAGTTTTATAAATGATTTTTGTTTCAACTTCTTTTTGTGCAAACTGAGTTTTTTGTGCTTTGACCTGATTTAATTCTATTCTCAATTGGTTTTGGCTCATTTGTAAGCATTGATTTAATCGATAGGAGTACCCCCAACCACTCAATAGGAACAAGATAATTATAACGGCGACTGCTCTAAACCAGGTAAGGTAAATGACCTTATTTTTTTTAGGTGTTTGCATAGAGCTCCACACAGCATCTTTATCGAATCCTATGGTATTTTCTTCATTATCCCAAGATTCGAAAGCGTTTTTTATTTGTTTTTCAACGGATTGCTTCATATCTCACCTCTGTTTTTGTAATCATTTCTTTCAATAACCTTCTAGCCTTACTCAACTGCGATTTCGATGTTCCTATTGCGATGTTTAGCTTTTGTGCAATCTCTTCGTGTTTGTAGCCTTCAATTGCATACAGGCTAAAAACAGTTCGGTAACCATCAGGTAAATTCAATACCATTTGGATTAAATCATCCTCTAGTAATTTCTCATCACTAGTTAGTTCCGATTCTTCTATGTCTTCAATCAATTCTAAAGTGTCCGAAAATCGAAGGTTCTTTCTAATTTCCATTAGCGATTGATTGATCGCAATCTTCTTCATCCAGGCTTTTAGTACATGTTCTTCTTGTATATCAGTTTTCTCGATGCTATTAAAAATGCTTAAAAAGCTCTGAGAAAGGACGTCTTGACATAGATCCCTATTGTTTACATACCGATAGCAAATACGATACAGGTAATCAGCATACTGCTTGAATAGCTGTTCCTGAGCTTTCGGGTTTTTATTTTTAAGAGCTTTAATTAATTTCTTCACAAGCCGAGATCGTAATTGTTTCCTACAAACTTAAGAATGCAGATTCATTTAAAATGGTTGCCTGAGGTTAAAAATATTTAAATAGATAATTATTCTTTCTAATAAGAACTTCTTAGTTATTTGATAATTGTAGCGGTGGTTTAACTCTTATTTTAAAGTTTAAATTACAGGTATTTGTTCTTTTGATTTAGGAGCTTTTTTAAGCTGTAATTATTTGATTTATAACTATTTTGTTCTTTATGCTGATTATCCAAACTATTCGACTACCTTTGCCGCTCAATTTTAAGAAGATATATGACATTTGACAAATTAGAACTTATTGAGCCTATTCTAAAAGCGATTGAGGAAAAAGGCTATACTCATCCCACACCAATACAAGCAAAATCAATTCCAATTTTACTTCGCAAAAGAGATTTACTAGGCTGTGCACAAACAGGAACTGGTAAAACTGCTGCATTTGCGATTCCAATTTTGCAACATCTTTGCAATGATGCGCGACCTGAAAAAGGGCGACGTAAAATTAAAGCTTTGGTTGTTACACCAACAAGAGAATTGGCAATTCAGATTAGAGATAATTTTACTGAATACGGTAAATACACAGGAATTATGAACACCGTTATTTTTGGCGGTGTAAAACAGGGTGCTCAAACACAAGCATTAAATAGAGGTGTTGATGTTTTGGTTGCGACTCCTGGTAGATTGTTAGATTTAATCGGACAAGGTTACATCTCATTAAGAGACATTCAATATTTTGTTTTGGATGAAGCGGATCAGATGTTGGACATGGGATTTATCCATGACATCCGACGCATTATTGATATGTTACCAAAAAGAAGACAATCATTGTTCTTCTCTGCTACTATGCCTCCAAAAATTGTAAGCTTAGCAGGTAAAATGCTTGGTAATCCAGATAAGGTAACCATAAAGCCAGAACAGGCTACTGCTGAAAAAGTAGAGCAATCGCTTTACTATGTAAGCAAAAAAGCAAAACCAAAATTGCTTATTTTTCTTCTGAAAATTCAGGAGATTGAATCTACTTTGGTTTTCTCAAGAACAAAACATGGAGCTGATAAAATTACCAGAGTGCTTAAAAAGGCAGGAATTAATGCCGAAGCAATTCATGGTAATAAATCTCAAAATGCACGACAGCTTGCATTAGGGAACTTTAAAAATGGAGACACAAAAGTATTGGTTGCTACCGATATTGCTGCACGTGGTATCGATGTTTCGCAATTAGAATTGGTTGTGAATTACGATTTGCCTAACATTCCAGAAACTTACGTTCATAGAATTGGTAGAACTGGTCGTGCAAGTGCAAGTGGAAATTCAATTTCTTTTTGCGATGTGGAAGAAAAACCATACCTAAAGGATATTCAGAAGCTTATCCGTCAAGAATTACCTGTAGTGACAGATCATCCTTTTCTTCCTGGTGGAGTAGAAGACGTTGCTGTTGCTGATGAGAAGCCACAAAGACAAGGTCAAAGAAAAAGACAAGGTCAAGGTTCAAGATCTTCAAAGCCTAATAATTCTGGTAAAAAGGAATGGCGAAGAGGTGGATCGGGTGCGAATTCGTCAAGAAGAAGACCTCAGAAGAAGTCAGAATAGTCTTACAGAAAATATAAAACAAGAGCCGAAGAGAGAAATTTCTTCGGCTTTTTTTGTACTTCTAATTTAGATATAGTAAGGCTTATTATGATCTGTTTATAGCTTTGAAATATCATTTCTTATCATTAATATTATGCTTCCTTATTAATCCACACAATAAAAAAAATGAGAAAGAATTTCTACCTCCTGCTATCGCTGGCAATATTAATTCCTGCGATGTTTTCCTGCAAAGACAAAAAGAATGTAAAACAGAAAGTTGATCCAGGTTTTGGGCAATATATTTCAGCATTTACATCTGGCGTCGTTTCGTCTGAATCCATAATCCAAATTCGTTTGGTAAATGATTATGCCCAAAAGGTTGAGTCAGGTCAGGAATTAGAAGCTGGTATTGTGAAAATAACTCCAGCTGTAAAGGGAAAAGCATATTGGAAAGATGCTCGTTGTATTGAGTTTAGAGCTGAAACTCGCATGAAGTCGGATACGAAATACAAGGTGAATGTGAATCTTTCGAAATTGATGGAAGTGCCAGCTGAATATTCGAATCTGAAATTTAATTTTCAGACCATAAAACAAACTTTTACACTTACTGGAGAAGGCTTACAGTCTTACGATAAGACGGATATGCTTTATCAGAAATACAAAGGCTATATCACAACGGCTGATGTAATTGTTGATGATGAGATCGAATCGGTATTGGAGGCTACGCTCAATTCACAGAAAAGATCTATTGAATGGATGCATTCGGCTGATGGGAAGCAGCATCATTTTGTTGTAGATAGTTTAAAAAGACAAGAGGAAAAAGGAGAATTGAGTTTAGAGTGGAATGGATCTTCAATTGGAGTGGATGAAAAAGGAGAAAAAGAAGTAGAGATTCCAGCGCTGAATGTATTTAAGGTGATGAGTGCAAAAGTGATTCAGCAACCAGAGCAATATGTGTCTATTCGTTTCTCTGATCCTTTAAAGAATAATCAAAAATTAGATGGTTTGGTTCGTATAGAAGGACAATCGTCTGTGATATTTATTATCGATGGAAATGAATTGAGGGTATTTCCAACCCACCGTTTATCAGGAACCAAAACAATTCGTTTCGAGGAGGGAATTCGAAATGCAATGGACTATTCTTTGAAGAAAAGCAAAAAAATGGAGCTTACCTTCGAAGATATTAAGCCAGCAGTTCGTTTAATTGGGAATGGTATAATTTCACCTTCATCCCAAGGCTTAATGTTACCGTTCGAGGCGGTTAGTTTAAAAGCTGTTGATTTAAGAGTTGTTGAGATTTTTGAAAACAACGTTCATCAGTATTTGCAAGACAACAGAATGGGTCAATCTGATAATATTAGAAGAGTTGCTCGTTTGGTATTGCAAAAAAGAATCGATTTGGGAACCAATCGTGCCGTTGATTTAAGAACATGGAATGCTTATACGCTTGATGTTGCGAATTATATAACTGTAAATCCAGGTGCAATTTATCGATTAGAGCTTCGCTTCAGAAAGGAATACGCAATGTATGCCTGCGAACAGGAGGAGAAAGATGAGTTGGTTAATATGGATGAATTGATTGCAGAGCAGCAGTTAGAAAAAGAAATGAAAGAATGGGATCAGCCAGGTTGGTATGAATCTTATTATTATCCAGAAGGATATAGATATAGTGAAAAAGAAAATCCTTGTCATGTTTCTTATTACCGTTCAGGTAGGTTTGTGAAGAGAACTATTTTTGCATCCGATTTAGGAATAATTGCTAAGGCTGGAAATGATAAATCAATCACTTTTGCGATTTCGAATTTAATTTCGGCAGAACCAGAAGCGGCAGTTGAATTGGAAGTTTACAACTACCAAAATCAGCTAATGGCAAATACCAAAACGGATAAAGATGGTTTGGCAAAAGTTCAATTGGATCGGAAGCCATTTTTATTGGTTGCTAAAAAGGGAAATCAACGTGGCTATTTGCGTTTGGAAGATGGTTCAGCATTATCATTAAGTAATTTTGATGTTAGAGGGCAAGTGATTCAAAAAGGAATCAAAGGATATATTTACGGTGAACGTGGTGTTTGGCGTCCAGGAGATAATTTGTATCTCACTTTTGTGTTGGAAGATGAAGGAGATGTATTGCCTGATAATCATCCCGTTGTTTTTGAATTGATTAATCCACAAGGACAAACAGTAACGCATAAAGTAAGTACTGGTGGCGCAAATGGCTTTTATTCATTTGTTACCCCAACCGATGTAGAAGCTCCAACTGGAGACTGGTCAGTGCGAATAAAGGTTGGAGGAGCTACTTTTAGAAAGAATATTAAAATTGAAACCGTTAAACCAAATCGATTAAAAATTAATCTTGATTTTGGTACTGATGTTTTAAAATCTACTACAAAAGATCAAAAGGCAGAGATGGAAGTGAAGTGGCTTCATGGAGCTATTGCTCGTGATCTGAAATCAAATATAAGCTTGCGTTTAGCACCTACAAAAACAAGTTTTGAAAAGTATCCTGCTTACATTTTTGATGATCCATCGAAAGAATTTTATGCCGATGAGCAAGTCATTTTTGATGGGAAAATTGACCAGAGTGGAAAAGCAACTGTAGCTTTAGATTTAAAAGGTAATAAGTCTGCTCCGGGAATGTTGAATGCTAATTTTATCACTCGTGTTTTTGAAAAAGGTGGCGATTTTAGTATTGATATGCAGAGAATTAAATTTGCACCTTACGAATCATTTATTGGTCTTAAAATGCCAGAATCAGAGAGAGGATGGTTCCTGACAGATACAGATCATGATGTGAAGATTGTAACGCTTGATGCGGATGGAAATCCTGTGAGCAGAAAGAATGTAATTGTAAAGGTTTATAAGATTGATTGGCGTTGGTGGTGGGATGCTGGTCAGGAAAATTTGGCTTCCTATATTGGTAGATCATCTACAAGCATCGCATTTCATAAAACAATTTCTACAGAGAATGGAGTGGCTAATTTAAAGCTAAACATTCCATATCATTCATGGCAAGATTATGGTCGTTACTTAATTCAAGTTGTTGATAAAGACAGTGGTCACTCCGCTGGTCAGACGGCTTATTTTTCGAAATGGTATGGTCGTTCTCCGGAAGGAATGCCAGGAAATGCAAGTATGCTTTCTTTCACTTCGGATAAAGACAAATACAGCGTAGGAGAAAAAGCTAGGGTAACAATTCCTTCTTCAAAATCGGGAAAAGCTTTGGTAAGTATCGAAACTGGAGCAAAGGTTTTACAGGCTTTTTGGGTAGATACAAAATCGAAGGAATCAGAATTTTCATTTGATATTACCCCGGAAATGGCTCCGAATGCATACGTGAGTGTCACCTTAGTGCAACCTCATGCGCAAACCGAAAATGATCTGCCTATTAGAATGTATGGTGTGATTCCAATTTTAGTGGAAGATCCAAATACTCGTTTAAGTCCGGTGATTGATATGCCAGATGTGTTAGAACCTGAGAAAGAATTTAAAGTGACTGTATCCGAAAAGGATGGGAAAGCAATGACTTATACATTGGCAGTTGTTGATGATGGTTTGTTAGATTTAACCCGATTCAGAACGCCAAATCCGTGGAATACATTTTATGCAAGAGAAGCCTTAGGTGTGAAAACCTGGGATATGTACGATTTGGTAATGGGTGCTTATGGTGCAAGATTAGAAAAAGCATTTGCCATTGGTGGTGATGAGGATGCTGGAGACAAAAAACAAGCGAAAGCAAATCGTTTTAAACCAGTCGTCATGTTTTATGGACCTTACACTCTTTACGCAGGGGATAGTAAATTGCATAAGATCACGATGCCGAATTACGTTGGTTCTGTTCGTACGATGGTTGTTTCTGGTTACAAAGGAGCTTATGGTTCTGCAGAAAAAACAACACAGGTTCGCAAACCTCTAATGATTCTTGCAACACTACCAAGAGTAGTTGGTCCAAGTGAATCGGTAAAGTTACCGGTTACTGTTTTTGCAATGGATCCTAAAATCAAAAATGTTAAAATTAAGGTGGTTCCTAATGAGTTTTTAACATCAGAAGTTAGTCTTGAGAAGACAATTACATTTGACGAAGTAGGAGAGCAGGTAATTGATTTTGATTTGAAAGTAGCCTCTCGTTTGGGGATAGCCAAAGTGAAAGTTTTAGCTGAAAGTGGAAATGTAAAAACAACTTACGATATTGAATTGGATGTTCGCAATCCAAATCCTCGTGTTGTAAATGTGAATGATACTTTATTAAAAGCTGGTGCGAGCTGGAATAAGCTATTGGAATTACCAGGAATGCAAGGAACGAATAAAGGTGTATTAGAACTTTCTAATATTCCACCAATCGATTTTGGTCGTCGTTTGCAATACCTTATCGGATATCCTCACGGTTGCATTGAACAAACGACGTCTTCCGTATTTCCACAATTGTTTTTAGATAAGGTTGTGACTTTGTCTGCAGATCAAAAATCAGATATTAATACGAATGTTCAGGCGGGCTTAAACAGGTTGTTGAGTTTTCAGATTCCTGATGGTGGATTTTCATATTGGCCAGGAGGAAATTATGGTAATGATTGGGGAACTAGTTATGCTGGGCATTTTATGTTGAAAGCAGAAGAATTAGGTTACACTTTACCAATGGGATTAAAATCTGCATGGTTGCGATACCAAAAATCAGCAGCTAAAAGATGGGAAAGTTCTTCATATAGAGGTGGCGTTTATTATTCGCGTCATGATTTATTGCAAGCTTATCGATTGTATACTCTTGCTGTAGCATCAGATCCAGATTTGGCATCGATGAACAGATTAAGAGAACAAACCAAACTTTCTTCTGCAGCAAAATGGAGACTTGCAGCAGCTTATCAATTGATTGGACAAAAAGAAGTTGCCGAGAAGTTGATTGAAAACTTAGGGACAGAAGTAAAAGCTTATCGAGAACATTCTGGTTCTTTTGGTTCTGATACTAGAGATAGAGCAATGATTTTAGAGACTTTAAGTTTGCTAGATAAAAGAACAGTTGCATTTCCAATGGTTCAGAAGTTATCAGAAGAGCTTTCAGGAAGATCTTGGATGAGTACTCAAACAACAGCATTTTGTTTAATTGGAATGGCCGAATTTGCAGGTCGTGGAGAGTCAAAACAATTAAATGTTGCTTATTCATTAAATGGAGAAGAACAGGAAGAATTGTCAACGAGCAATCCAGTAATTCAAATTCCTTTGGATTTAACTTCAGGAAAGCCTAATGTGATTGTCACCAATAAATCGGATGGAATTTTATATGCACGTGTAAGCATGAGCGGAATTCCGGAGACTGGAGATCAAACATCTGCAGAGAAGAATTTGAAGATGAATGTTGTTTACATGGATATGAATGGGAATTCGATTGATGTGAAGAAATTGCAGCAAGGAACAGATTTTAAAGTTGAAGTTCGATTGAATCATCCGGGTATTATGGACGATTACGAGCAAATGGCATTAACGCAGATTTTCCCTTCTGGATGGGAGATTGTTAACACTCGATTTGGAGATGTCGATGAAGTTAGTAAATCAGACCAGCCAACATATCAGGATATTCGTGATGATAGAGTTTATACTTATTTCGATATGAAACGCAATAAAAGTAAGACATTTACAATGACATTGAACGCAGCTTACGTAGGTAAATATTATTTACCAACTGTGAATTGTGAAGCCATGTATGACGATCGCGTTAATGCTCGCAAACCAGGCCAATGGGTTGAGGTTGTGAAGTAATAAGATAATATTTAGCAGATACTCAAGGTTTTCTTTAGTGGCCTTGAATTTGGGTTAGGTATGAAAAAATGAATACTAAATTACCCCAAACCCCTAAAGGGGCTTAAAAAAAAGGAAGTATGAGTGTTGGCGATCAAGTATCAATGTTTTACAATTCGAAACCTCATATTTTTGAGAAGGCTAAGTGGCTTAGAGATAATATGACTGTTTCAGAGTTGAAGCTTTGGAAAGAGTTAAAGGGAAAGCAAATTTTAGGCTTACGATGTAGAGCACAGCATCCTATTGATATCTTTATTGTTGATTTTTATTGTCACTCATTAAAGCTAGTAATTGAGGTTGATGGAGGAATTCATGATTCAAAAGACCACAAAGAGTATGATATTGGTCGGGAGGCAGAACTTACA
It includes:
- a CDS encoding DEAD/DEAH box helicase; the encoded protein is MTFDKLELIEPILKAIEEKGYTHPTPIQAKSIPILLRKRDLLGCAQTGTGKTAAFAIPILQHLCNDARPEKGRRKIKALVVTPTRELAIQIRDNFTEYGKYTGIMNTVIFGGVKQGAQTQALNRGVDVLVATPGRLLDLIGQGYISLRDIQYFVLDEADQMLDMGFIHDIRRIIDMLPKRRQSLFFSATMPPKIVSLAGKMLGNPDKVTIKPEQATAEKVEQSLYYVSKKAKPKLLIFLLKIQEIESTLVFSRTKHGADKITRVLKKAGINAEAIHGNKSQNARQLALGNFKNGDTKVLVATDIAARGIDVSQLELVVNYDLPNIPETYVHRIGRTGRASASGNSISFCDVEEKPYLKDIQKLIRQELPVVTDHPFLPGGVEDVAVADEKPQRQGQRKRQGQGSRSSKPNNSGKKEWRRGGSGANSSRRRPQKKSE
- a CDS encoding RNA polymerase sigma factor; translated protein: MKKLIKALKNKNPKAQEQLFKQYADYLYRICYRYVNNRDLCQDVLSQSFLSIFNSIEKTDIQEEHVLKAWMKKIAINQSLMEIRKNLRFSDTLELIEDIEESELTSDEKLLEDDLIQMVLNLPDGYRTVFSLYAIEGYKHEEIAQKLNIAIGTSKSQLSKARRLLKEMITKTEVRYEAIR
- a CDS encoding type 1 glutamine amidotransferase domain-containing protein: MLLKVEALKILFVLTSHSQMGDTGHKTGFWVEEFANPYYTLVDQGVEVTIATPKGGAAPVDPTSNLPQNATEDTKRYNEDEAVQKKIKATLVLADVNFEDYDAVFYPGGHGPLWDLAEDATSAKLIQDFNSVNKPIAFVCHAPAALKHVKNSKGEALVKGKKVTGFTNEEEEAVQLTKVVPFLVEDMLKENGGIYSRGATWAAYAVQDGNLITGQNPASSALVAEMLLKTLRKK
- a CDS encoding alpha-2-macroglobulin family protein, encoding MRKNFYLLLSLAILIPAMFSCKDKKNVKQKVDPGFGQYISAFTSGVVSSESIIQIRLVNDYAQKVESGQELEAGIVKITPAVKGKAYWKDARCIEFRAETRMKSDTKYKVNVNLSKLMEVPAEYSNLKFNFQTIKQTFTLTGEGLQSYDKTDMLYQKYKGYITTADVIVDDEIESVLEATLNSQKRSIEWMHSADGKQHHFVVDSLKRQEEKGELSLEWNGSSIGVDEKGEKEVEIPALNVFKVMSAKVIQQPEQYVSIRFSDPLKNNQKLDGLVRIEGQSSVIFIIDGNELRVFPTHRLSGTKTIRFEEGIRNAMDYSLKKSKKMELTFEDIKPAVRLIGNGIISPSSQGLMLPFEAVSLKAVDLRVVEIFENNVHQYLQDNRMGQSDNIRRVARLVLQKRIDLGTNRAVDLRTWNAYTLDVANYITVNPGAIYRLELRFRKEYAMYACEQEEKDELVNMDELIAEQQLEKEMKEWDQPGWYESYYYPEGYRYSEKENPCHVSYYRSGRFVKRTIFASDLGIIAKAGNDKSITFAISNLISAEPEAAVELEVYNYQNQLMANTKTDKDGLAKVQLDRKPFLLVAKKGNQRGYLRLEDGSALSLSNFDVRGQVIQKGIKGYIYGERGVWRPGDNLYLTFVLEDEGDVLPDNHPVVFELINPQGQTVTHKVSTGGANGFYSFVTPTDVEAPTGDWSVRIKVGGATFRKNIKIETVKPNRLKINLDFGTDVLKSTTKDQKAEMEVKWLHGAIARDLKSNISLRLAPTKTSFEKYPAYIFDDPSKEFYADEQVIFDGKIDQSGKATVALDLKGNKSAPGMLNANFITRVFEKGGDFSIDMQRIKFAPYESFIGLKMPESERGWFLTDTDHDVKIVTLDADGNPVSRKNVIVKVYKIDWRWWWDAGQENLASYIGRSSTSIAFHKTISTENGVANLKLNIPYHSWQDYGRYLIQVVDKDSGHSAGQTAYFSKWYGRSPEGMPGNASMLSFTSDKDKYSVGEKARVTIPSSKSGKALVSIETGAKVLQAFWVDTKSKESEFSFDITPEMAPNAYVSVTLVQPHAQTENDLPIRMYGVIPILVEDPNTRLSPVIDMPDVLEPEKEFKVTVSEKDGKAMTYTLAVVDDGLLDLTRFRTPNPWNTFYAREALGVKTWDMYDLVMGAYGARLEKAFAIGGDEDAGDKKQAKANRFKPVVMFYGPYTLYAGDSKLHKITMPNYVGSVRTMVVSGYKGAYGSAEKTTQVRKPLMILATLPRVVGPSESVKLPVTVFAMDPKIKNVKIKVVPNEFLTSEVSLEKTITFDEVGEQVIDFDLKVASRLGIAKVKVLAESGNVKTTYDIELDVRNPNPRVVNVNDTLLKAGASWNKLLELPGMQGTNKGVLELSNIPPIDFGRRLQYLIGYPHGCIEQTTSSVFPQLFLDKVVTLSADQKSDINTNVQAGLNRLLSFQIPDGGFSYWPGGNYGNDWGTSYAGHFMLKAEELGYTLPMGLKSAWLRYQKSAAKRWESSSYRGGVYYSRHDLLQAYRLYTLAVASDPDLASMNRLREQTKLSSAAKWRLAAAYQLIGQKEVAEKLIENLGTEVKAYREHSGSFGSDTRDRAMILETLSLLDKRTVAFPMVQKLSEELSGRSWMSTQTTAFCLIGMAEFAGRGESKQLNVAYSLNGEEQEELSTSNPVIQIPLDLTSGKPNVIVTNKSDGILYARVSMSGIPETGDQTSAEKNLKMNVVYMDMNGNSIDVKKLQQGTDFKVEVRLNHPGIMDDYEQMALTQIFPSGWEIVNTRFGDVDEVSKSDQPTYQDIRDDRVYTYFDMKRNKSKTFTMTLNAAYVGKYYLPTVNCEAMYDDRVNARKPGQWVEVVK
- a CDS encoding endonuclease domain-containing protein, whose protein sequence is MSVGDQVSMFYNSKPHIFEKAKWLRDNMTVSELKLWKELKGKQILGLRCRAQHPIDIFIVDFYCHSLKLVIEVDGGIHDSKDHKEYDIGREAELTNLGIVIIRFTNEEIDNDINKVLNKISLISSKIQQIPRSPL